A genomic window from Flintibacter sp. KGMB00164 includes:
- a CDS encoding DUF4093 domain-containing protein, with product MHIKIQEAIAVEGRYDKNTLSQVVDTLIIETRGFGIFKDPERMALLRKAAEKRGLIVLTDSDGAGFVIRNRIKGEIPAKYLKHAYIPDVYGKERRKRKAGKEGKLGVEGMTPQVLEEVLRRAGATFRAGDGPEKGGAALTKGDLFVAGLTGRPDSAQRRQALLKQLALPEHMSANALLEVLNTCYTAQEALELLGLEET from the coding sequence ATGCACATAAAAATACAGGAGGCCATCGCTGTAGAGGGCCGCTACGATAAAAATACCCTCTCCCAGGTGGTGGACACCCTCATCATCGAGACAAGGGGCTTTGGCATCTTCAAGGACCCGGAGCGGATGGCCCTGCTGCGCAAGGCGGCGGAAAAGCGTGGACTCATTGTCCTCACCGATTCGGACGGGGCGGGATTTGTCATCCGCAACCGGATCAAGGGGGAGATCCCTGCAAAATACCTCAAGCATGCCTATATCCCCGACGTCTACGGCAAGGAGCGCCGCAAGCGCAAGGCGGGCAAAGAGGGCAAGCTGGGGGTGGAGGGAATGACCCCTCAGGTGCTGGAAGAGGTGCTGCGCCGTGCGGGCGCCACCTTTCGGGCGGGAGACGGCCCGGAGAAGGGAGGCGCCGCCCTCACCAAGGGAGATCTGTTTGTGGCGGGACTTACCGGACGGCCGGACAGCGCCCAGCGGCGGCAGGCGCTGCTCAAGCAGCTTGCCCTGCCCGAGCACATGAGCGCCAACGCCCTGTTGGAGGTGCTCAACACCTGCTATACCGCCCAGGAGGCCCTGGAGCTGCTGGGGCTGGAGGAAACATAA
- the holA gene encoding DNA polymerase III subunit delta encodes MPPKAKADTAGYQKLKKDLSAGTPGQLYLLHGEETYLRDYYLGRLREKVLAGGLEEFNFHPIAAKDMSPHALEEAIDCLPMMAERTLVQVTDFDLFKAGEKDREAYGKLLSQLPDYVCLVFVFDLVPFKMDARTKFSAVIKQAGTVVNFVRQDQGDLVDWVRRRFRALGKDIDSKLALDLIFLCGDLMTNLIGEIEKIGAYAKGVHITRQDIDAVATPQLDAVVFRMTDAIGEGKFDQAASVLGELYQMQEPPIKIMWSLGRQMRQLYSARLALEQGRGPSYVAALWGIKPYPAEKLVNSARRFTLGWCRKAVVRCGQVDLAMKSTGQDGQELLTGLLLELATPAAPKAARRY; translated from the coding sequence ATGCCCCCAAAAGCAAAGGCCGATACGGCCGGATATCAGAAACTGAAAAAGGACCTGTCGGCGGGCACGCCGGGGCAGCTCTATCTTCTCCACGGGGAGGAGACCTACTTGAGGGACTACTACCTGGGGAGGCTCCGGGAGAAGGTGCTGGCCGGAGGGCTGGAGGAGTTCAACTTCCACCCCATCGCGGCCAAGGATATGTCTCCCCACGCCCTGGAGGAGGCCATCGACTGCCTGCCTATGATGGCGGAGCGTACCCTGGTGCAGGTCACCGATTTTGACCTCTTTAAGGCGGGGGAGAAGGACCGGGAGGCCTACGGCAAGCTGCTCAGCCAGCTGCCCGACTACGTGTGTCTCGTCTTTGTGTTTGATTTAGTCCCCTTCAAAATGGATGCCCGGACCAAATTTTCCGCCGTCATCAAGCAGGCGGGAACGGTGGTCAACTTTGTTCGCCAGGACCAGGGGGATCTGGTGGACTGGGTGCGGCGGCGGTTCCGGGCGCTGGGCAAGGATATCGACTCCAAGCTGGCCCTGGACCTGATTTTCCTGTGCGGCGACCTGATGACCAACCTCATCGGGGAGATCGAGAAGATCGGGGCCTATGCCAAGGGGGTGCACATCACCCGCCAGGACATCGACGCGGTGGCCACCCCTCAGCTGGACGCGGTGGTCTTCCGGATGACCGACGCCATTGGCGAAGGGAAGTTCGACCAGGCGGCCTCGGTGCTGGGAGAGCTCTACCAGATGCAGGAGCCACCCATTAAGATCATGTGGTCTCTGGGGCGGCAGATGCGCCAGCTCTACTCCGCCCGCCTGGCCCTGGAACAGGGGAGAGGGCCGTCCTACGTGGCCGCCCTGTGGGGCATCAAGCCCTACCCGGCGGAAAAGCTGGTGAACAGCGCCCGGCGCTTCACCCTAGGCTGGTGCCGCAAGGCGGTGGTGCGGTGCGGCCAGGTGGACCTGGCCATGAAGTCCACCGGCCAGGACGGCCAGGAGCTGCTCACCGGCCTGCTGCTGGAGCTGGCCACCCCTGCCGCGCCCAAGGCCGCCCGGCGGTACTGA
- the pckA gene encoding phosphoenolpyruvate carboxykinase (ATP) produces MATIDLSKYGITGTTEIIHNPSYETLFEEETKPGLEGYDKGQVTDLGAVNVMTGIYTGRSPKDKFIVMDDTSKDTVWWTSDEFKNDNKPASQQAWDECKKLAQEELSNKRLFVMDVFCGANHDSRMAIRFIMEVAWQAHFVKNMFIEPTAEELENFEPDFISYNAAKAKVTNYKELGLNSETAAIFNLTSREQVILNTWYGGEMKKGMFSMMNYYLPLKGMASMHCSANTDMNGENTALFFGLSGTGKTTLSTDPKRLLIGDDEHGWDDNGIFNFEGGCYAKVINLDKDAEPDIYNAIKRNALLENVTVDENGHCDFADSSVTENTRVSYPIDHIEKIVRPVSAGPDAKNVIFLSADAFGVLPPVSILTPEQTQYYFLSGFTSKLAGTERGITEPTPTFSACFGQAFLELHPTKYGEELVKKMQKSGAKAYLVNTGWNGTGKRISIKDTRGIIDAILDGSILKAETKTIPYFNLAVPTELPGVDTNILDPRNTYADPTEWDTKAKDLAARFVKNFAKYTTNDAGKALVAAGPKAE; encoded by the coding sequence ATGGCAACCATCGATCTGAGCAAATATGGGATCACCGGTACCACTGAGATCATCCACAACCCCTCCTACGAGACTCTGTTTGAGGAGGAGACCAAGCCCGGTCTGGAAGGGTATGATAAGGGTCAGGTCACCGATCTGGGCGCCGTCAATGTTATGACCGGTATCTATACCGGCCGCTCCCCCAAGGATAAGTTCATTGTTATGGACGACACCTCCAAGGACACCGTGTGGTGGACCTCCGACGAGTTCAAGAACGACAACAAGCCCGCCTCTCAGCAGGCTTGGGACGAGTGCAAGAAGCTGGCTCAGGAGGAGCTGTCCAACAAGCGTCTGTTCGTGATGGACGTGTTCTGCGGCGCCAATCACGACTCCCGCATGGCCATCCGCTTCATCATGGAAGTGGCTTGGCAGGCTCACTTCGTAAAGAATATGTTCATCGAGCCCACCGCTGAGGAGCTGGAGAACTTCGAGCCTGACTTTATCTCCTACAACGCTGCCAAGGCCAAGGTCACCAACTACAAGGAGCTGGGCCTCAATTCCGAGACCGCTGCCATCTTCAACCTCACTTCCCGCGAGCAGGTCATCCTGAACACCTGGTACGGCGGCGAGATGAAGAAGGGCATGTTCTCCATGATGAACTACTACCTTCCCCTGAAGGGCATGGCCTCCATGCACTGCTCCGCCAACACCGATATGAACGGCGAGAACACCGCCCTGTTCTTCGGTCTGTCCGGCACCGGCAAGACCACCCTGTCCACCGACCCCAAGCGTCTGCTCATCGGCGATGACGAGCACGGCTGGGACGACAACGGCATCTTCAACTTCGAGGGCGGCTGCTACGCCAAGGTCATCAACCTGGACAAGGACGCTGAGCCCGACATCTACAACGCCATCAAGCGCAACGCTCTGCTGGAGAACGTCACCGTGGACGAGAACGGCCACTGCGACTTCGCTGACAGCTCTGTCACCGAGAACACCCGTGTCTCCTACCCCATCGACCACATTGAGAAGATCGTGCGTCCTGTGTCCGCCGGCCCCGACGCCAAGAACGTGATCTTCCTGTCTGCCGACGCCTTCGGCGTGCTGCCTCCCGTGTCCATCCTGACTCCGGAGCAGACTCAGTACTACTTCCTGTCCGGCTTCACCTCCAAGCTGGCCGGCACCGAGCGCGGCATCACCGAGCCCACCCCCACCTTCTCCGCCTGCTTCGGCCAGGCCTTCCTGGAGCTGCACCCCACCAAGTACGGTGAGGAGCTGGTGAAGAAGATGCAGAAGAGCGGCGCCAAGGCCTACCTGGTCAACACCGGCTGGAACGGCACCGGCAAGCGTATCTCCATCAAGGACACCCGCGGCATCATCGACGCCATCCTGGACGGTTCTATCCTGAAGGCGGAGACCAAGACCATCCCCTACTTCAACCTGGCCGTTCCCACCGAGCTGCCCGGCGTGGACACCAACATTCTGGATCCCCGCAACACCTACGCCGATCCCACCGAGTGGGACACCAAGGCCAAGGATCTGGCCGCCCGCTTCGTAAAGAACTTCGCCAAGTACACCACCAACGACGCCGGCAAGGCTCTGGTCGCCGCTGGCCCCAAGGCGGAGTAA
- the rsmA gene encoding 16S rRNA (adenine(1518)-N(6)/adenine(1519)-N(6))-dimethyltransferase RsmA codes for MDLCNINDIKALLSRHGFRFSKSMGQNFLIEDWVPRDIADASGAAPGVGVVEVGPGIGPLTRELSLRADKVVSIELDRSLLPILAETLSDHPNAEIFPGDVLKTDLPALVSEKLAGLSPIACANLPYNITTPAITALIEAGCFGSITVMIQREVARRICAAPGTGDYGAFSVYCQYHTKPEILFDVPPSCFIPAPKVTSSVLRMVPQTPPAEVDDPKHFFQVVRAAFAQRRKTLLNSLSSALGGTYQKEAIANAIAQCGLPENIRGERLSISDFAALSKALRRQETRSL; via the coding sequence ATGGACCTTTGCAATATCAACGACATCAAAGCCCTGCTCTCCCGCCACGGCTTCCGGTTCTCCAAATCCATGGGCCAGAACTTCCTCATCGAGGACTGGGTCCCCCGTGACATCGCCGACGCCTCCGGTGCCGCTCCCGGCGTGGGCGTAGTGGAGGTTGGCCCCGGCATCGGCCCCCTCACCCGGGAGCTGTCCCTGCGGGCGGACAAGGTGGTCTCTATTGAGCTGGACCGCTCCCTGCTGCCCATTCTGGCCGAGACTCTCTCCGACCATCCCAACGCGGAGATCTTCCCCGGCGACGTGCTGAAAACTGACCTGCCCGCCCTGGTCTCGGAAAAGCTGGCCGGGCTCTCCCCCATCGCCTGCGCCAATCTGCCCTACAACATTACCACCCCCGCCATCACCGCCCTCATTGAGGCGGGCTGCTTTGGCTCCATCACGGTGATGATCCAGCGGGAGGTGGCCCGGCGGATCTGCGCCGCCCCCGGCACCGGCGACTACGGCGCCTTCTCGGTGTACTGTCAGTACCACACCAAGCCGGAGATTCTCTTTGACGTGCCCCCCTCCTGCTTTATCCCCGCGCCCAAGGTGACTTCCTCCGTGCTGCGCATGGTGCCCCAGACCCCGCCCGCCGAGGTGGACGACCCGAAGCATTTCTTCCAGGTGGTCCGGGCCGCCTTTGCCCAGCGGCGCAAAACCTTACTGAACAGTTTAAGTTCTGCCTTAGGCGGCACATATCAGAAGGAAGCAATTGCAAACGCCATTGCTCAGTGCGGCTTGCCTGAAAATATCCGGGGCGAGAGGCTGTCTATTTCCGACTTCGCCGCCCTTTCCAAGGCTCTGCGCCGGCAGGAGACGCGCTCCCTCTGA
- a CDS encoding redox-sensing transcriptional repressor Rex yields the protein MKRNTRVSTAVIRRLPRYYRQLSELQRKGVIRISSSALGKSMGLTASQIRQDLFCFGGFGQQGYGYKVDSLKEQIGEILGINRGHTIVVLGAGNLGRALIENFKFSNNGFQLLAAFDVQERTVGTQIAGVPVYHADTLEEFLQKNPVSVGLLTVPKSAAQVMGERLVAAGVHGIWNFTNCEIAFPGEDVVVESVHFSDSLLALSYMISQREDGQEQEDGKDET from the coding sequence ATGAAACGCAACACCAGAGTTTCCACCGCGGTGATCCGGCGTCTGCCCCGGTATTACCGCCAGCTCTCCGAGCTGCAGCGCAAGGGTGTGATCCGGATCTCGTCCAGCGCATTGGGAAAGTCCATGGGGCTGACCGCCTCCCAGATCCGCCAGGATCTGTTCTGTTTCGGCGGCTTTGGTCAGCAGGGCTATGGCTATAAGGTGGACAGCCTGAAGGAACAGATCGGGGAGATCCTGGGCATCAACCGGGGTCATACCATTGTGGTATTGGGAGCGGGCAACCTGGGCCGCGCCCTGATTGAAAACTTTAAATTCTCCAACAACGGCTTTCAGCTGCTGGCCGCCTTCGACGTGCAGGAGCGGACGGTAGGCACACAGATCGCCGGGGTGCCCGTCTACCACGCCGACACCCTGGAGGAGTTTTTACAGAAGAATCCGGTGAGCGTGGGTTTGCTCACGGTGCCCAAGTCCGCTGCCCAAGTGATGGGGGAGCGGCTGGTGGCGGCGGGAGTCCACGGCATCTGGAACTTCACCAACTGCGAGATCGCCTTCCCCGGCGAGGACGTGGTGGTGGAGAGCGTACATTTTTCCGACAGCCTGCTTGCCCTGAGCTATATGATCTCCCAGCGGGAGGACGGTCAGGAGCAGGAGGATGGAAAGGACGAGACATGA
- a CDS encoding YoaK family protein: MKKRYQTSETLPVGLLLALAGGFLDAYSYLNRGQVFATAETGNLVLLGINFSMGNWSQALHYLLPVLAYTAGVLVTELLRRRLGEEGGWLHWRQYLLLMECVVIGAVAFLPHSLDPLANIMISFASAVQVDSFRKFNGCGCATTMCTGNLRSGTEHLFFWLSHREHDALAKMGVYYGLILTFVVGAVASGLLSRWLHSQTALIAILPLLIAFILMFRERVQDK, from the coding sequence ATGAAAAAGCGCTATCAAACTTCAGAAACTCTGCCGGTCGGCCTTCTGCTGGCCCTGGCAGGAGGTTTTCTGGACGCATACAGCTATTTAAACCGGGGACAGGTCTTCGCCACGGCGGAGACGGGCAACCTGGTGCTGCTGGGCATCAATTTCTCCATGGGTAATTGGTCCCAGGCTCTGCACTATCTGCTGCCCGTACTGGCCTATACCGCCGGCGTGCTGGTCACAGAGCTGCTGCGCCGCCGGCTGGGCGAGGAGGGCGGATGGCTGCACTGGCGGCAATACCTGCTGCTGATGGAGTGCGTAGTCATCGGAGCCGTGGCTTTTCTTCCACACTCCCTGGATCCCCTGGCCAACATTATGATCTCCTTTGCCAGCGCGGTACAGGTAGACTCCTTCCGGAAATTCAACGGCTGCGGCTGTGCCACTACCATGTGTACCGGTAACCTGAGAAGCGGTACGGAACACCTGTTTTTCTGGCTGTCTCATCGGGAGCATGACGCCCTGGCCAAGATGGGTGTGTATTACGGACTCATCCTCACCTTTGTGGTGGGTGCGGTGGCCAGCGGTCTGCTCAGTCGTTGGCTGCACAGCCAGACCGCTCTGATTGCCATCCTTCCCCTGCTCATCGCCTTCATCCTCATGTTCCGGGAACGGGTTCAGGATAAATAA
- a CDS encoding S-layer homology domain-containing protein, producing MKHKKILAVAGALALTAVLAGGALALSGGDSLVSLSYLKNTFLPSAQTQLEQTATQPLQKAYDEAVAKLQGGEGGSGLYSDNLSSRTFTQGDVIGLPTGSGFLSISGSAQVSHNGVVVDVMDGREVASGARLTAGHRYLVGENTTAQVTVTSGIMYLGLQGSYTFTDSTASHLPFVDVASWDWYQASVKFVYENGLFSGMSEDTFGPGVTMDRAMLVTVLYRLAGSPQDQMDSATATFDDVPVGSWYEPFVRWGASQGVTAGMGDGLFAPEQSVTRQQVLVMLRGFASSQLGMELTGQTDLTQYADYDQVADWAKEAVSWAVANGLITPSAENTLRPADTASRAEVAGILMNFSNRFLG from the coding sequence ATGAAGCACAAAAAGATCCTTGCCGTGGCGGGCGCTCTGGCCCTGACTGCGGTGCTGGCCGGGGGCGCCCTGGCTCTGAGCGGGGGAGACAGCCTGGTCTCTCTCAGCTATTTGAAAAATACCTTCCTTCCCTCTGCACAGACCCAGTTGGAGCAGACAGCTACCCAGCCCCTTCAGAAGGCCTATGACGAGGCGGTGGCCAAGCTCCAGGGCGGCGAAGGGGGCAGCGGCCTGTACAGCGACAATCTGAGCAGCCGCACCTTCACCCAGGGAGACGTGATCGGGCTGCCCACCGGCTCGGGGTTCCTCTCTATCTCCGGTTCTGCCCAGGTGAGCCACAACGGCGTTGTGGTGGACGTCATGGATGGCCGTGAGGTGGCCTCCGGCGCCCGTCTGACAGCGGGACACCGCTATCTGGTGGGGGAGAACACCACCGCCCAGGTGACGGTGACCTCAGGGATCATGTATCTGGGACTCCAAGGCAGCTATACCTTTACCGACAGCACAGCCAGCCATCTGCCCTTTGTGGACGTGGCCTCCTGGGACTGGTACCAGGCGTCGGTGAAATTTGTCTATGAAAATGGGCTGTTCTCCGGCATGAGCGAGGACACCTTTGGACCGGGCGTCACCATGGACCGTGCTATGCTGGTCACCGTGCTCTACCGCCTGGCGGGTTCCCCCCAGGATCAGATGGACAGCGCTACAGCCACCTTTGACGACGTGCCTGTGGGCAGCTGGTATGAACCCTTTGTCCGCTGGGGCGCCTCTCAGGGCGTGACCGCGGGCATGGGCGATGGGCTGTTTGCTCCGGAGCAGAGCGTTACCCGCCAGCAGGTGCTGGTGATGCTGCGGGGCTTTGCGTCCTCCCAGCTGGGCATGGAACTCACCGGCCAGACCGATCTCACCCAGTACGCTGACTATGACCAGGTGGCCGACTGGGCCAAGGAGGCCGTGTCCTGGGCGGTAGCCAACGGCCTTATTACCCCTTCGGCGGAGAATACCCTCCGTCCCGCCGACACGGCCAGCCGCGCCGAGGTGGCCGGGATCCTGATGAACTTCAGCAACCGTTTCCTCGGTTAA
- a CDS encoding DNA internalization-related competence protein ComEC/Rec2: MLAILSFSFAAAVLCANYLPLEGVLLPLGYAFVLAFAVTFLSRLRQMPRNRKARYAAFGLALGCLWTAGYSQVFWAPAQALDEKTVRLTATISQWPQETDYGGVSVLARADTEGWVTVPILLYVDEQGSNLRPGDRIETVVHCALADRASSGEEITYYTAKGIFLTGQAYGRLEVEQPDHIPLRDRPAYWSQALKESIAQTFPGDVSGLVQALVTGNRDSLTDPFTTSLQRTGLSHTVAVSGMHLAFLAGLLSMLLGKWRRLASLVTIPVTLLFTLTAGCTPSVVRAAVMILLLHIGPLFYRERDEFTSLGSALLLLLLYNPFSAAHIGLQLSFAAVAGIFLCGQPLHAALLARIPFRPAKRWTFWWAIQLVPRFVVSTFCTTLGASVFTVPLSAIYFQSVSLIAPLSNLLTLWAVGILFGAGVLIGTLGVFLPELAALLALPIAPLGRYLNWVVDGLSNLTFSAVTTNSVYYRAWLVLVYLILILIPILPGKKRWIIPTCCGVATLCLAMLLNAWSFWWGSGAVTVLNVGQGQSVLVRSGGFLCLVDCGGDSYDNAGDIAADFLGDYGVGRLDLLVLTHFHADHANGVTELLKRVQVDTLAIPPATGEEEPLRDEILSVAEVRDVEVLEVGEDTLLTLDETRTIQLYAPLGAGETNEAGLTCLISTGDFDTLITGDMGADVEQQLLAHTDLPDLEVLVAGHHGSKSSTSEQLLAATAPDYAFLSVGEHNTYGHPAQETLERLAAAGCRIYRTDLQGNITLRIGAAVETERSDSQ; encoded by the coding sequence ATGCTGGCCATTCTCTCCTTTTCCTTTGCCGCAGCGGTGTTGTGCGCCAATTATTTGCCCTTGGAGGGAGTTCTGCTCCCTCTGGGGTACGCTTTTGTTTTGGCCTTTGCAGTTACGTTTCTGTCCCGTCTGAGACAAATGCCCCGAAACCGGAAGGCGCGGTACGCCGCCTTCGGACTGGCTCTGGGATGCCTGTGGACGGCCGGGTACAGCCAGGTGTTCTGGGCTCCCGCTCAGGCTCTGGATGAGAAAACGGTGCGCCTCACGGCCACTATCTCACAGTGGCCCCAGGAGACCGACTACGGCGGCGTTTCGGTTTTAGCCCGGGCGGATACAGAAGGGTGGGTCACCGTGCCCATCCTCCTCTATGTGGATGAACAGGGTTCCAACCTGCGGCCCGGTGACCGCATCGAGACGGTGGTCCATTGCGCTCTGGCTGACCGGGCTTCGTCCGGGGAGGAGATCACCTACTACACGGCCAAGGGCATCTTTCTGACCGGACAGGCCTACGGCCGCCTGGAGGTGGAACAGCCGGACCACATCCCGCTGCGGGATCGGCCCGCCTACTGGTCCCAGGCGCTGAAGGAGAGTATCGCCCAAACGTTTCCCGGCGATGTATCCGGGCTGGTACAGGCCCTGGTGACGGGCAACCGGGACAGTCTCACAGATCCCTTCACTACCTCCCTCCAGCGCACAGGCCTGAGCCACACCGTGGCGGTGTCTGGCATGCACCTGGCCTTTCTGGCCGGGCTTCTTTCCATGCTGCTGGGAAAATGGCGGCGGCTGGCTTCTCTGGTTACCATTCCGGTGACCTTGCTTTTCACCCTCACTGCCGGGTGTACCCCTTCCGTGGTGCGGGCAGCGGTGATGATCCTGCTGCTGCATATCGGTCCGCTGTTCTATCGGGAGCGGGACGAGTTTACCTCCCTGGGCAGCGCTCTTTTGCTGCTGCTTTTATATAATCCCTTCTCTGCGGCCCACATCGGGCTTCAGCTCTCCTTTGCGGCGGTGGCGGGTATCTTCCTGTGTGGCCAGCCCCTTCACGCGGCCCTTCTGGCTCGGATTCCCTTCCGGCCAGCAAAGCGGTGGACCTTCTGGTGGGCGATCCAACTGGTACCCCGGTTTGTGGTATCTACCTTCTGTACCACATTGGGAGCTTCGGTGTTTACGGTGCCCCTCTCGGCCATTTATTTTCAATCCGTGTCCCTCATTGCACCCCTGTCCAACCTGCTGACTCTGTGGGCGGTGGGTATCCTGTTTGGAGCAGGGGTGCTGATCGGCACGCTGGGCGTGTTTCTTCCAGAACTGGCCGCTCTGCTTGCCCTGCCCATTGCGCCCTTGGGGCGCTACCTCAACTGGGTCGTGGACGGCCTGTCCAATCTTACCTTCTCCGCCGTCACCACCAACAGCGTCTATTACCGCGCCTGGCTGGTGCTGGTGTACCTCATTTTGATCCTTATCCCCATCCTGCCGGGCAAGAAACGGTGGATCATCCCCACCTGCTGCGGTGTGGCCACCCTGTGTCTGGCCATGCTCCTTAACGCCTGGAGCTTCTGGTGGGGGAGCGGGGCAGTTACCGTGTTGAACGTAGGTCAGGGGCAGAGCGTGCTGGTGCGCAGCGGAGGCTTTTTGTGCCTGGTGGACTGCGGCGGGGACAGCTATGACAACGCCGGAGATATTGCTGCCGACTTCCTGGGAGACTACGGGGTAGGGCGGCTGGACCTGTTGGTGCTCACCCACTTCCACGCGGACCACGCCAACGGGGTAACGGAACTGTTGAAACGGGTACAAGTAGATACCCTTGCCATCCCACCTGCCACCGGGGAGGAGGAACCCCTGCGGGACGAGATTTTGTCGGTTGCGGAGGTGCGGGATGTGGAGGTCCTGGAGGTGGGAGAGGACACCCTCCTTACCCTGGACGAGACTCGAACCATTCAGCTCTATGCGCCCCTGGGCGCGGGAGAGACCAACGAGGCAGGGCTGACCTGTCTCATTTCCACCGGAGATTTTGATACCCTCATCACCGGGGACATGGGCGCCGATGTGGAACAGCAGCTTCTGGCCCATACCGACCTGCCCGACCTGGAGGTGCTGGTGGCGGGCCACCACGGCTCCAAATCCTCCACCTCGGAGCAGCTGCTGGCGGCCACTGCCCCGGATTACGCATTTCTCTCGGTGGGAGAGCACAATACCTACGGCCATCCTGCCCAGGAGACGCTGGAGCGCCTGGCGGCGGCAGGCTGCCGTATCTACCGCACCGACCTGCAGGGGAATATTACCTTGCGCATTGGAGCGGCGGTGGAGACCGAACGATCAGATTCACAATAA
- a CDS encoding folate family ECF transporter S component: MSQTRIPMNLYRTPFTPAYWREANACAKALKLLMFAALMVAMTRALSLIPGIPIAHTKLTWGFLARGLCALVCGPTLGLIFAFVEDILGFILQPTGDFFPGYTLSTMAGVLVYALCFYRAKITVWRLVLANVLVNLLVNAAMGSVWTVMMRGGVYWAWFVPSLIKNLVTIIPKAAVLYVLFQALLPILQRMNLIPKQVDGAIKVF, from the coding sequence ATGTCCCAGACCCGCATCCCCATGAATTTGTACCGCACTCCCTTTACTCCCGCCTACTGGCGGGAGGCCAACGCCTGCGCCAAGGCCCTGAAGCTACTAATGTTCGCAGCCCTGATGGTGGCCATGACCCGGGCGCTGTCCCTCATTCCCGGCATTCCCATTGCCCATACCAAGCTCACCTGGGGCTTTCTGGCCCGGGGTCTGTGTGCCCTGGTGTGCGGTCCCACGCTGGGATTGATCTTTGCCTTTGTAGAGGATATCCTGGGTTTCATTCTCCAGCCCACCGGGGACTTTTTCCCTGGCTACACCCTGTCCACCATGGCGGGGGTTCTGGTGTATGCCCTGTGTTTCTACCGGGCCAAGATCACTGTGTGGCGGCTGGTGCTGGCCAACGTGCTGGTCAATCTGCTGGTCAATGCCGCCATGGGCAGCGTGTGGACCGTGATGATGCGCGGGGGTGTATATTGGGCCTGGTTTGTACCGAGCCTGATCAAAAATTTGGTGACCATCATCCCCAAGGCGGCGGTGCTGTATGTGCTGTTCCAGGCGCTTCTGCCCATTCTGCAGCGGATGAACCTGATCCCCAAGCAGGTGGACGGAGCCATCAAGGTATTTTGA
- the dpaL gene encoding diaminopropionate ammonia-lyase has product MNYYINHKSQPKPAALSHTDAQSVQRAMNFHRTIPGYDPTTLVSLPALARELGIAKLWVKDESKRFGLNAFKALGGSWAIARWMGEKLGLEGDELTFPALTGPKAREKLGEVTFVTATDGNHGRGVAWAARELGCRAVVYLPKGSAQERLDNILALGAQAEITDLNYDDAVRLATRKSEENGWVLIQDTAWPGYEQIPAWIMEGYTTLAGEIFDQLAEAGEEPPTHLFLQAGVGSFAGAVLGSVRNRWGKNCPVTCIVEPDQADCLYRTAKAADGQLHPVTGDMNSMMAGLCCGEPCTLAWDVLGPCADAFLSCSDDYAALGMRLLGQPRGSDPVIVSGESGAVGVGALAGILHEEELHDLCWTLGLGERSRVLCISTEGDTDRTNYQKILQERK; this is encoded by the coding sequence ATGAACTATTATATCAATCATAAGTCCCAGCCCAAGCCCGCCGCCCTGTCTCATACGGACGCACAATCGGTGCAGCGGGCCATGAACTTTCACCGCACCATCCCTGGCTATGATCCCACCACGCTGGTCTCTCTGCCTGCCCTGGCCCGGGAACTGGGAATAGCCAAGCTGTGGGTAAAGGATGAGTCCAAGCGGTTTGGGCTCAATGCTTTTAAGGCTCTGGGAGGCAGCTGGGCCATTGCCCGGTGGATGGGAGAGAAGCTGGGACTGGAGGGAGACGAGCTCACGTTCCCTGCCCTCACCGGTCCCAAAGCCCGGGAGAAACTGGGAGAGGTCACCTTCGTCACTGCCACGGACGGAAACCACGGCAGGGGCGTGGCCTGGGCGGCCCGGGAACTGGGCTGCCGGGCGGTGGTCTATCTCCCCAAGGGGAGCGCCCAGGAACGGCTGGACAATATTCTGGCCCTGGGGGCACAGGCAGAGATCACCGACCTCAACTACGACGACGCGGTGCGTCTGGCCACCCGCAAGAGCGAAGAAAACGGCTGGGTGCTGATCCAGGACACCGCCTGGCCGGGCTATGAGCAGATCCCCGCCTGGATTATGGAGGGGTATACCACCCTGGCCGGGGAGATCTTTGATCAGCTGGCTGAGGCGGGGGAGGAGCCCCCTACCCATCTGTTCCTCCAGGCGGGAGTGGGCAGCTTTGCCGGAGCGGTACTGGGCAGTGTCCGAAACCGGTGGGGGAAGAACTGTCCCGTCACCTGCATCGTGGAGCCCGACCAGGCTGACTGTCTGTACCGCACCGCCAAGGCAGCGGATGGGCAGCTCCACCCGGTGACCGGGGATATGAACAGCATGATGGCGGGGCTGTGCTGTGGAGAGCCCTGCACCCTGGCATGGGACGTTCTGGGACCCTGTGCCGACGCCTTTTTGTCCTGCTCCGATGACTATGCCGCCCTTGGCATGCGGCTGCTGGGGCAGCCCCGGGGGAGCGATCCGGTGATCGTTTCCGGAGAATCCGGCGCAGTGGGAGTGGGCGCCCTGGCGGGTATTCTCCATGAGGAGGAGCTTCACGACCTGTGCTGGACACTGGGACTGGGAGAACGATCCCGGGTACTGTGCATCAGCACCGAGGGGGATACGGACCGGACTAACTATCAGAAGATCCTGCAAGAGAGAAAATAA